In a genomic window of Styela clava chromosome 7, kaStyClav1.hap1.2, whole genome shotgun sequence:
- the LOC120328416 gene encoding uncharacterized protein LOC120328416, whose protein sequence is MSAPSHFKMFLQKMIPEVPLSNTMEADHIIRRSMALLRLCYQDVPTGFDLLDQKLQQNIDKDWIQSYQERNGEQIRYS, encoded by the exons ATGTCAGCTCCTAgccattttaaaatgtttttgcaaAAGATGATTCCAGAAGTACCTCTGTCAAACACAATGGAAGCTGATCACATAATTAGAAGGTCTATGGCACTTTTACGACTTTGCTATCAG GACGTGCCTACTGGATTTGATCTCTTGGACCAGAAACTGCAGCAAAATATCGACAAAGATTGGATACAGTCTTACCAAGAAAGAAATGGAGAACAAATAAGATACAGTTGA